The Lycium barbarum isolate Lr01 chromosome 4, ASM1917538v2, whole genome shotgun sequence nucleotide sequence ttttccttcaattggaGCATCTTTTAGTGTTGATGGCTTAATGCGCTAGTTTATGTCGATGATATCCCCCTTTCGTTGTTGGTTATTAAGACGGGTTTCCATTCATATTTATTGGTTTCTTCGTGAGTTGATACATTATGTTGCATAATTGTTGTTTTCTGCATTGTACTGATTGTATTGACAACTTGGTGACAGACAGAGTTTATGGTGGACATGTCGTGTCAAGGCTGTGTTAATGCAGTCAAGAGCAAATTGCAGACTGTTGAAGGTAAGCTCTGGGAAAAAAAATCTGTCTTGTCATGAGGCGTTTTGTTTACTCCATCAATTTGTTTTAGCGTTGAAAGAGATCTTTTGTGTGGCTTATAGGAGTTAAGAATGTGGATGTGGACCTCGATAATCAAGTAGTGAGAATTCTTGGATCTTCACCTGTGAAGACTATGAGTGAAGCCTTCGAGCAAATAGGTCGAAAAGCCCGTCTGATTGGACAAGGAGTACCGGATGGTATGTTCCAATCTTAGTTCTAAATGTGTCTCTCATGTTTCCTCAGTAAGTATTATTTCAAGTTTGTGAAGCATTATGTCTTCACATCTCAGGCTATGTTAACTGGATAGTAGAACTATGTATGCTTATGATTAATAGTAATATAATAGCCTTCTAAGTGCTGAAGGGAAAGTAGAGTGTAAAAAAGAGATCTTACGCACTTCACTCATGAGCTTCAGCTTTTTCTGATTTATTTCTGATGTCATGTATCTAACTTTTGTATATGTTAAAATGCGGTGTAGATTTCCTTATATCTGCTGCTGTTGCCGAATTCAAAGGGCCAGATATTTTTGGTGTTGTTCGCTTGGCTCAAGTCAATATGGAATTAACTAGGATTGAAGCAAACTTCAGTGGCCTGTCACCTGGAAAGCATGCTTGGTCAATTAACGAATTTGGTGATTTGACGAGGGGGGCAGCTAGTACTGGGAAATTGTATAGCCCAGTAAGTAACACACAAAAGAGCCGTTTGTTTCTCAAAAAAATTAAATATGTTACATTATCTTCTTCTCCGGGGCATGGATTCTGCAAATAGATTTTATCCTTGCGTTGAGAAACAGCAAATCAATATGCTCATCTATTAATTATGCAATCAGGTTTTCAACTAATCTCACTTGTGGATGCTTTCAAGTGCTTGGACTCTGATATAGAAATGTTTTTAAGGGATCCATTGTCAATGAAATGCATCTAATACCATGCTTTTAGTTATGGAACGGGAACTATCTCGATACTAGATATCGTTTGTCAGGACTATGTGAAACTTTTCCTCTCTTTGTTATCCAAAGGCTGAAATTAGCATCTACTTATGCTTGTTATGTTATGTTTTACCTTATCTTGGAGTGTCAAAAGGAGCCAAATATATGGATGAGGTTCTAAATTCTAATGTATGGTTAATCTGTGTGGGTTTTGAGCGTGTATATTCAAGCTAAGATGTAGTCATACTCAGTCCACTTCACTTCTATTTTGTTTACCCCCTGTCTTTCTTGTTCTAGAGACTGGGAGATGGAGGTTAACTTACTAGGTGAAAGCGAAAAATTTAACATCTGACTTTTTTATTCCTTGCTTTGCATCAAGATAAGGTTAATGGATAAAACTGGTAGAGTGCTTTGACAAGAATTTAACATCTGACTTTTTTATTCCTTGCTTTGCATCAAGATAAGGTTAATGGATAAAACTGGTACAGTGCTCTGACAAGTTCCTTGGTTCTGGAAGGGTCAGCCATTTCTCCCACACAGGATGCTTCCTTGATTGCTTCTACAATGAGATTGTTTGGCAACCTGGGAAACTAAAACAGATTGGTTTTGGAAGTTCTCTTGAACAGAACTACAGCCTAATCTAAAAGTAGCCTCGTACACTAAAGACGGCAAGATCAGTAAGGGTTGTTTGGCAATGTCCTTTAGAAGACCTTCATTAAGGTGGTGTTTCTACAGTAGTATCGTAATATAAACAGAACATCTAACTATTTGCCTCTTTCCCTTACCTCTGAACATTGTGTTGAATTGTGTAATCATCTCATCTGAAAGCTTAAGTTGTTAGGGAGAGagcacttttatttacttaattatgttcTTAACACATTGTATTGAAAAAGGTTGCACCAGACAGCCGATCTGCTGCACTTCTTGACGTGTTTTCTCATTTTTCAGCCACTCGGTGACCTGGGCACACTGGATGTTGACGAGAAAGGCGAGGCATTTTATTCTGGAGCTAAAGAGAAGCTAAGAGTTGCTGACCTGATTGGGCGAGCTGTAGCGGTGTATGCAACTGAAGATAAATCAGATCCAGGCCTTAAAGCAGCAGTGATAGCCAGAAGTGCAGGAGTTGGTGAGAACTACAAGAAACTTTGCACTTGTGATGGTACCACTATTTGGGAAGCAACCAACAAACTCTGAACAGTTTTGCTATCTTTAGACCATTGTGTTCTTTGTATACTTTATCTGTATCCCTTTTATGATCATGTAATATTCAAATTGGATGGAGCAATTTAATGTATCAAAATAAAGGTCATCATTTGCTCACTCATTTTTTGGTTCCTATTCAAAGTCCCTCATTTTAATTTCAATTTCACTTCCATTAAAATCCCTGTTGACGTTTTGTAACACTATCAAGCTGCAAATATCAAGAATTTACCCCAAACGAGTAGAAGTAGAAAGTCTTATCACATGGCTTATTCGAGAAAAATAAACTTTTTCTATTGACATGCTTCAGAAGTAATGAATTCCTTTTCTTTCATTTAATAAGGAGAATACTGAAAAGAATGTTTCAAAGGAGATGTCAGCTCTTAATGTTTCAAAGGAGATGTCAGCTCTTAGCTAAATAAAATATGTTATGGCGTTTACAACTCCGAGGATCAATATAAAGCAAATAAACGACATTATTGTTCCAGACTTCTCCTAATCTTGCGAAGTACAAGCTTGTCTTTCCCTTTCTGTTTATCTTCTTCGAAATCATAGAATTGTGGTCTGTGCAAAACAGCTTTTGTCTGGGTCTAGTATACAACCATCAACGGCAGATGCAGTTGCCTAGGATGTACATGTCACCTACCTAAAATAGCTCATGACCTATTCAGCAAAGCATAGAACAATGTGAACTGAGATAAAATGGAGTAGAAAATATGAACTCGTCCCCTAGCAAGAGAGCAGCCCGTCTCTTTTAGCCATCTCGTAGAGGGCAACTGCGGTCAGAGCCTTTGCATCAGCTGTGGCACGCCATAGTTTACTGTATGGAACCACATGTACTTTAATCAGCTCACCATGGTCTCGTAGTCCAGTTTCCTTCCCCTGCAGTTGTTCGATTTTCTCTTTGCTGACATTTCCTCTGTATAGAAACAAACTGATCTCCTCATCACAACCACCCTAACATTGAAAGAACCACAACTATTATACCATATACACTTCCATTAAAAGTTTAAACAGAAACTAGCTGTTTATGCAAATACTTCTACTTTAGAAGTTAGTGGAAGCTTACAGGAGAAGGAAAAACTCTGCCCCCAGTCGATGCATCGAGAAAAGCTGTGAGGTCAACCATATCATGGACATTCAGGTGTATTCCAGTTTCTTCCTCAACCTGAGACATATATATCAAAAAATTaatttagaagtttggccaaataGTAATGTCAAACTCTTTGATTCTGCCATGCACAAATAAACtgactatatacatatatattccaATCCATAAGTACTCAAAAACAGCAGTTTGTTATACAGTACCGCACAGTTGTCAAATATGTCAAACAAATGATTGCTTGTGATAAGGAAGTTTAAATATTCCTATAAGGATCAGTTGGAATCACGCATATACAAACATCAGCAGATTCTGGATTCCATTGAACTGCTCAGAAGAGAAGGAACTTCCATTCATTTGTGGAAAAAGGACACAATAAGAGGAATCCAGTTCATTAAGCAATAATAAATCAATACCACAAAAAACAAGGGAACTTCTCCTACTCTAGAAAATTTTGAGAAAGTCCATAGtcactatgagcccgtttggattggcttataagttgcttataagctgttttcaggtTTTTGAGTgcttggctggtcagcttaaagtcattttgtgcttaaaataagctcaaaaaaataattgggcccatttgacttagcttatctaaagcagcttataagctgaaaacagcttataagccaaaaaaaataagttagaataccccaacttattttttttagcttataagctgtttgcagcttataggcataagcccatccacaCAGGCTCTATGTATGGGTCTTAATGAGTCAACTGCAAAATCTGATGACTAAGTATTGGCTCATTATATTATCTGGAGAAATTTTAATTTCATCTTTTGAAGATTCATGCATTTCTATTTCCTTGCACCTTGGGCCATCCTCAAACAGATACACCTATATGGGTTGGCTGGGTTGGCAACATGATTATTGGTT carries:
- the LOC132635013 gene encoding copper chaperone for superoxide dismutase, chloroplastic/cytosolic isoform X1, whose translation is MAFLRSIVTAKTTAIAAAFAISSISSSSHFEFLSKNLKFSSICSCNNKPILQLSSSKNLQKPSHPSALHMDTPSSNHLTSTQNGAVLPELLTEFMVDMSCQGCVNAVKSKLQTVEGVKNVDVDLDNQVVRILGSSPVKTMSEAFEQIGRKARLIGQGVPDDFLISAAVAEFKGPDIFGVVRLAQVNMELTRIEANFSGLSPGKHAWSINEFGDLTRGAASTGKLYSPPLGDLGTLDVDEKGEAFYSGAKEKLRVADLIGRAVAVYATEDKSDPGLKAAVIARSAGVGENYKKLCTCDGTTIWEATNKL
- the LOC132635013 gene encoding copper chaperone for superoxide dismutase, chloroplastic/cytosolic isoform X2, yielding MVDMSCQGCVNAVKSKLQTVEGVKNVDVDLDNQVVRILGSSPVKTMSEAFEQIGRKARLIGQGVPDDFLISAAVAEFKGPDIFGVVRLAQVNMELTRIEANFSGLSPGKHAWSINEFGDLTRGAASTGKLYSPPLGDLGTLDVDEKGEAFYSGAKEKLRVADLIGRAVAVYATEDKSDPGLKAAVIARSAGVGENYKKLCTCDGTTIWEATNKL